Proteins co-encoded in one Prunus persica cultivar Lovell chromosome G6, Prunus_persica_NCBIv2, whole genome shotgun sequence genomic window:
- the LOC18773344 gene encoding transmembrane emp24 domain-containing protein p24beta2, with product MKVGFSNCAAVLLLTFLVSLQAVFGIRFVIDREECFSHNVQYEGDTVHISFVVIKVDASWHYTQDGVDLVVKGPSGEQIHDFRDKTSEKFDFVTRHKGVHQFCFTNKSPYHETIDFDIHVSHFTYYDQHAKDEHFNPLLEQVSKLEEALYNIQFEQHWLEAQTERQAIVNEAMSRRAIHKAFFESAALVGASALQVYLLRRLFERKLGVTRV from the exons ATGAAAGTTGGGTTTTCAAATTGTGCTGCTGTTTTGCTGCTGACATTTTTGGTGAGCCTACAAGCAGTTTTTGGGATCAGATTTGTGATTGACAGAGAAGAATGCTTCTCTCATAATGTTCAATATGAAGGAGATACTGTCCACATCTCTTTTGTTGTAATTAAGGTGGATGCATCTTGGCATTATACTCAAGACGGTGTTGACCTCGTG GTGAAGGGACCTTCTGGTGAGCAGATTCACGATTTTCGTGACAAGACAAGTGAGAAGTTTGATTTTGTCACTCGTCACAAAGGAGTCCATCAGTTCTGCTTCACCAACAAGTCGCCTTATCATGAAACCATAGACTTTGATATACACGTTAGCCATTTTACATACTATGATCAACATGCAAAAGATG AGCATTTTAACCCATTGTTAGAGCAGGTATCAAAGTTAGAGGAAGCTCTTTACAACATTCAGTTTGAGCAGCATTGGCTCGAGGCTCAGACCGAACGCCAGGCAATAG TAAACGAAGCAATGAGCCGGAGGGCGATCCACAAGGCCTTCTTTGAATCAGCAGCACTTGTTGGTGCCAGCGCTCTCCAAGTTTACCTTCTTCGCCGCCTCTTTGAACGAAAGCTTGGGGTGACCAGAGTCTGA
- the LOC18772841 gene encoding RPM1-interacting protein 4, with translation MSEKGRPLPKFGEWDVNDPASAEGFTVIFNKARDEKKTGGKPESPGKADPNIRHGVEPGRPPSKKWFCCIHQPPAES, from the exons ATGTCG GAAAAGGGTAGGCCACTCCCTAAATTTGGTGAATGGGATGTCAATGATCCTGCTTCAGCTGAGGGGTTTACTGTGATCTTCAACAAGGCTAGGGATGAGAAGAAGACAGGTGGAAAACCTGAGTCACCAGGAAAGGCCGATCCTAATATAAGGCATGGAGTTGAGCCCGGCAGGCCTCCATCT AAAAAATGGTTTTGCTGCATTCATCAACCACCAGCCGAATCTTGA